The nucleotide sequence CGCACCCCGGCCCCCGCTGCGACCAGCGCCGCGGCGGTGGAGATGTTGAAGGTGGTGAGCGCGCCGCCGCCGGTGCCGCAGGTGTCCACCAGCTCCTCCGTGGCGGCCACCGGGACCGGGACCATGGCGCGGCGGAGGGCGCGGACGCCGCCCGCGACCTCGTCCGCAACGGCGCCGCGGACGCGGATGGCGACCAGGAGCGCGGCCATCTGCACGGGGGTGGCCCGCCCCTCCATCACCTCGCCGAAGGCGCGCTCCGCCTCGGCGGCGGAGAGGGGCCGCAGGGTGGCGGCGCGGATCAGCTCGCCGAGCGGCACCTCGGCGGCCTCGCCGGAAAGGACCCCGTCGCTCATGCGGCGCCCCCGCGCGGGGGACTGAGGTCCCGGCCGGCGGGACCCGGTGGCACGGTACGCATCGTCGCGGTGGTGGAGGGTGGCGGGTAGTGGGGAAACGCACGGTCGGATCATACCTCCCGCCCACGGAGACTGTCAATCGACCGCGGGGGCGCGCTTGACACGGGGTGGGGCCCCGCCAACCTTGTCGCGCGTGAGCACCACGGAGACACGCCGCATCCGCTTCACCGTCCACTACGACGGGCGCGACTTCTTCGGCTGGCAGGTGCAGGCCAGGGAGCGCACCGTGCAGGGCGAGCTGGAGCGCGTCCTGTCTCGCCTGTTCGACCGCCCCGCTGGGGTGGTCGGCTCCGGCCGGACCGACCGTGGCGTGCACGCGACCGGCCAGGTGGCCGCCGTGGACGCCCCCGCGAAATGGACGCCGGCCGCGCTCCTGCGCGCCATGAACGCCCTGCTCCCCGGCGACGTGTGGATCGCCGACGCTGCGGAGGCCGCGCCGCGCTTCCACCCGCGCTACGACGCCGTGGCGCGCTCGTACGTGTACCGCGTGGGCCTGCAGCGCGAGGCGCACTCGCCCTTCCGCGCCCGCTGGTGCTGGCCCCTGGCGAAGCCGGTGGACCGGGCCGCCATGGAGCGCGTCACCCGCGCCCTGGTCGGCGACCACTCCTTCCGGGCCTTCGCCAAGGCGGGCCAGGAGGAGCGCGGCGACCGCTGCATCGTGGCCGAGGCGCGCTGGGCGGAGTGGGAAGCGATCGGCATCGAGTTCCACGTGACCGCCAACCGCTTCCTGCACCACATGGTGCGCTACCTCGTGGGGACGCTGGTGGACGTGGGCCTCGGCGTCCGCCCGGAGGGCGACGTGCCGGCCCTGCTGGCGAACACGCCGGGGCTGGAGACCTCGCCGCCCGCCCCGCCGGAGGGGCTTTTCTTGCGGGAGGTGCGGTACCCGGAGTAGTGCGGGAGTGCGGGAGTGCGAGGTGCGAAGTGCGGAAGTCAGGCGGACACAACAGATCATGAACCCATGTCGATCGACCGATACAGCAACCCGCTGACCGAGCGCTACGCCTCCCCGGAGATGTCGCGCATCTTCTCGCCCGCGTTCAAGTTCGGCACCTGGCGCAGGCTCTGGCTGGCGCTGGCGGAAGCGGAGAAGGAGCTGGGGCTTCCCATCCCGGACGAGGCCATCGCCGGGATCCGCGCGCACCTGGACGACTTCGACCTGAAGCGGGCAGCGGAGCTGGAGAAGCAGCTCCGGCACGACGTGATGGCCCACGTGCACCACCTGGGCGAGCAGGCGCCCGAGGCGCGCGCCATCATCCACCTGGGCGCCACCTCGGCGTACGTCGGCGACAACACCGACCTGATCCAGCACCGCGAGGCGCTGAAGCTGGTCCGCCGCCGCCTGGTGAGCGGCGTGGCCGCGCTGGCGGAGTTCGCCCGCGAGCACCGCGACCTGCCCACGCTGGGCTTCACCCACTTCCAGCCCGCCCAGCCCACCACCGTGGGGAAGCGGGCGACGCTCTGGATCCAGGACCTGCTCCTGGACCTGGAGGAGGTGGACTTCCGGCTGGACACGCTGCGCTTCCGCGGGGTGCGCGGGACCACGGGGACGCAGGCTTCGTTCGTGGACCTGTTCGAGGGCGACGGCGAGAAGGTGGACCGGCTGAACCGGCTCGTCGCGGAGAAGATGGGCTTCGCCGACCGGCTGTACGGCGTGACCGGGCAGACGTACACCCGGAAGACGGACTACGCCTGCCTCGCCACGCTGGCGGGGGTGGCGCAGTCGGCCAGCAAGTTCGCCAACGACGTGCGCCTCCTCTCGCACCTCAAGGAGGTGGAGGAGCCGTTCGAGGAGCACCAGATCGGCTCCAGCGCCATGGCGTACAAGCGCAACCCCATGCGCTCGGAGCGGATCAACGCGCTCGCCCGGCACGTGATCGCGCTCACCATCGACCCCGCCTTCACCGCGGCGTCGCAGTGGTTCGAGCGGACGCTGGACGACAGCGCCAACAAGCGCATCGCGGTGCCGGAAGCCTACCTTGCGACGGACGCGGTGCTGCTGATCGTGCACAACGTGGCCTCCGGGATGGTGGTGTACCCGGAGATGATCCGCCGCCGGCTCATGGAGGAGCTCCCCTTCATGGCGACGGAGAACCTGATGATGCGCGCGGCCAGGCGCGGCGGCGACCGGCAGGAGCTGCACGAGCGGGTGCGGGTGCACTCCATCGCCGCGGGGCAGGAGGTGAAGCAGCACGGCCGCCCCAACGACCTGATGGACCGCATCGCCGCGGACCCGGCGTTCGGCGTCACGCGCGCGGAGCTGGAGGAGGACCTGCGCCCCGAGCTGTACGTGGGGCGCGCTCCGGAGCAGGTGGACGACTTTCTGCGTGAGTGGGTGCGGCCCGCGCTGGAGCGGCACTCCGCGGAAGTGGAGGCGGAGGCCCCCGCGCTGCACGTCTGAGCCCACCGGACCCGAACCGAGGCACCCCACCGATGGCGACCACCGAGACTTCCGCCCCCGCGGAGCGCAGCGACCTCCCCGGGCACTACCAGGAGCTCACGGCCCTCCTCCGCGAGGCGGCGACGCTCGCCTCCGTGAGCGCCACGCTGGGGTGGGACCAGGAGACGATGATGCCCCCCGCCGCCGCGCCGCTGCGGGCGCAGCAGCTCTCCGCCCTCTCCGCGCTGGTGCACGAGCGGCGCACCTCGCCCCGGCTGCGGGAGCTGCTGGAG is from Longimicrobiaceae bacterium and encodes:
- the truA gene encoding tRNA pseudouridine(38-40) synthase TruA, which gives rise to MSTTETRRIRFTVHYDGRDFFGWQVQARERTVQGELERVLSRLFDRPAGVVGSGRTDRGVHATGQVAAVDAPAKWTPAALLRAMNALLPGDVWIADAAEAAPRFHPRYDAVARSYVYRVGLQREAHSPFRARWCWPLAKPVDRAAMERVTRALVGDHSFRAFAKAGQEERGDRCIVAEARWAEWEAIGIEFHVTANRFLHHMVRYLVGTLVDVGLGVRPEGDVPALLANTPGLETSPPAPPEGLFLREVRYPE
- the purB gene encoding adenylosuccinate lyase, which encodes MSIDRYSNPLTERYASPEMSRIFSPAFKFGTWRRLWLALAEAEKELGLPIPDEAIAGIRAHLDDFDLKRAAELEKQLRHDVMAHVHHLGEQAPEARAIIHLGATSAYVGDNTDLIQHREALKLVRRRLVSGVAALAEFAREHRDLPTLGFTHFQPAQPTTVGKRATLWIQDLLLDLEEVDFRLDTLRFRGVRGTTGTQASFVDLFEGDGEKVDRLNRLVAEKMGFADRLYGVTGQTYTRKTDYACLATLAGVAQSASKFANDVRLLSHLKEVEEPFEEHQIGSSAMAYKRNPMRSERINALARHVIALTIDPAFTAASQWFERTLDDSANKRIAVPEAYLATDAVLLIVHNVASGMVVYPEMIRRRLMEELPFMATENLMMRAARRGGDRQELHERVRVHSIAAGQEVKQHGRPNDLMDRIAADPAFGVTRAELEEDLRPELYVGRAPEQVDDFLREWVRPALERHSAEVEAEAPALHV